One Streptomyces sp. 840.1 genomic window, CAACTCCGAAGAGATCGGGCCGGCTTCACGGACTTAGCATCGCCTGATTCAGTATTGGGCGTTTCAAAGCGGGTACCGGAATATCAACCGGTTGTCCATCGACTACGCCTGTCGGCCTCGCCTTAGGTCCCGACTTACCCTGGGCAGATCAGCTTGACCCAGGAACCCTTAGTCAATCGGCGCACACGTTTCTCACGTGTGTATCGCTACTCATGCCTGCATTCTCACTCGTGAACCGTCCACAACTCGCTTCCGCGGCTGCTTCACCCGGCACACGACGCTCCCCTACCCATCCCAGCCCCCGTTGGGGGTATGTGCTGGAATGACACGACTTCGGCGGTACGCTTGAGCCCCGCTACATTGTCGGCGCGGAATCACTTGACCAGTGAGCTATTACGCACTCTTTCAAGGGTGGCTGCTTCTAAGCCAACCTCCTGGTTGTCTCTGCGACTCCACATCCTTTCCCACTTAGCGTACGCTTAGGGGCCTTAGTCGATGCTCTGGGCTGTTTCCCTCTCGACCATGGAGCTTATCCCCCACAGTCTCACTGCCGTGCTCTCACTTACCGGCATTCGGAGTTTGGCTAAGGTCAGTAACCCGGTAGGGCCCATCGCCTATCCAGTGCTCTACCTCCGGCAAGAAACACACGACGCTGCACCTAAATGCATTTCGGGGAGAACCAGCTATCACGGAGTTTGATTGGCCTTTCACCCCTAACCACAGGTCATCCCCCAGGTTTTCAACCCTGGTGGGTTCGGTCCTCCACGAAGTCTTACCTCCGCTTCAACCTGCCCATGGCTAGATCACTCCGCTTCGGGTCTTGAGCGCGCTACTAAATCGCCCTATTCGGACTCGCTTTCGCTACGGCTTCCCCACACGGGTTAACCTCGCAACACACCGCAAACTCGCAGGCTCATTCTTCAAAAGGCACGCAGTCACGACGCACCGAGTAAACTCGGCGCGCGACGCTCCCACGGCTTGTAGGCACACGGTTTCAGGTACTATTTCACTCCGCTCCCGCGGTACTTTTCACCATTCCCTCACGGTACTATCCGCTATCGGTCACCAGGGAATATTTAGGCTTAACGGGTGGTCCCGCCAGATTCACACGGGATTTCTCGGGCCCCGTGCTACTTGGGTGTCTCTTAAACGAGCCGTTAATGTTTCAGCTACGGGGGTCTTACCCTCTACGCCGGACCTTTCGCATGTCCTTCGCCTACATCAACGGTTTCTGACTCGTCTCACAGCCGGCAGACCGTGAAAAAGAGATCCCACAACCCCGCATGCGCAACCCCTGCCGGGTATCACACGCATACGGTTTGGCCTGATCCAGTTTCGCTCGCCACTACTCCCGGAATCACGGTTGTTTTCTCTTCCTGAGGGTACTGAGATGTTTCACTTCCCCTCGTTCCCTCCACACTGCCTATGTGTTCAGCAGCGGGTGACAGCCCATGACGACTGCCGGGTTTCCCCATTCGGACACCCCCGGATCAAAGCTTGGTTGACAGCTCCCCGGGGCCTATCGTGGCCTCCCACGTCCTTCATCGGTTCCTGGTGCCAAGGCATCCACCGTGCGCCCTTAAAAACTTGGCCACAGATGCTCGCGTCCACTGTGCAGTTCTCAAACAACGACCAGCCACCCATCACCCCACCCTTACCGGGCGAGTTCACTGGGGCCGGCAACCGAAGGACGACCATGACGGCCGTACCTTCAGATACCCAACAGCGTGCCCGACCCGACCGATCCCCTCCCACATTCCACGCCGAAGCAGTACTAGTGAGAAACAACCTGTCGTGCCGAATAGTCAACGTTCCACCCATGAGCAACCAGCACCGAACATTCGCCGGTGTACTGGCCTCTGACCAAAGCCCGTAGACCCTGGTAAGAAATGCTCCTTAGAAAGGAGGTGATCCAGCCGCACCTTCCGGTACGGCTACCTTGTTACGACTTCGTCCCAATCGCCAGTCCCACCTTCGACAGCTCCCTCCCACAAGGGGTTGGGCCACCGGCTTCGGGTGTTACCGACTTTCGTGACGTGACGGGCGGTGTGTACAAGGCCCGGGAACGTATTCACCGCAGCAATGCTGATCTGCGATTACTAGCAACTCCGACTTCATGGGGTCGAGTTGCAGACCCCAATCCGAACTGAGACCGGCTTTTTGAGATTCGCTCCGCCTCGCGGCATCGCAGCTCATTGTACCGGCCATTGTAGCACGTGTGCAGCCCAAGACATAAGGGGCATGATGACTTGACGTCGTCCCCACCTTCCTCCGAGTTGACCCCGGCAGTCTCCTGTGAGTCCCCATCACCCCGAAGGGCATGCTGGCAACACAGAACAAGGGTTGCGCTCGTTGCGGGACTTAACCCAACATCTCACGACACGAGCTGACGACAGCCATGCACCACCTGTATACCGACCACAAGGGGGGCACCATCTCTGATGCTTTCCGGTATATGTCAAGCCTTGGTAAGGTTCTTCGCGTTGCGTCGAATTAAGCCACATGCTCCGCTGCTTGTGCGGGCCCCCGTCAATTCCTTTGAGTTTTAGCCTTGCGGCCGTACTCCCCAGGCGGGGAACTTAATGCGTTAGCTGCGGCACCGACGACGTGGAATGTCGCCAACACCTAGTTCCCAACGTTTACGGCGTGGACTACCAGGGTATCTAATCCTGTTCGCTCCCCACGCTTTCGCTCCTCAGCGTCAGTAATGGCCCAGAGATCCGCCTTCGCCACCGGTGTTCCTCCTGATATCTGCGCATTTCACCGCTACACCAGGAATTCCGATCTCCCCTACCACACTCTAGCCTGCCCGTATCGACTGCAGACCCGGGGTTAAGCCCCGGGCTTTCACAACCGACGCAACAAGCCGCCTACGAGCTCTTTACGCCCAATAATTCCGGACAACGCTTGCGCCCTACGTATTACCGCGGCTGCTGGCACGTAGTTAGCCGGCGCTTCTTCTGCAGGTACCGTCACTTTCGCTTCTTCCCTGCTGAAAGAGGTTTACAACCCGAAGGCCGTCATCCCTCACGCGGCGTCGCTGCATCAGGCTTTCGCCCATTGTGCAATATTCCCCACTGCTGCCTCCCGTAGGAGTCTGGGCCGTGTCTCAGTCCCAGTGTGGCCGGTCGCCCTCTCAGGCCGGCTACCCGTCGTCGCCTTGGTAGGCCATTACCCCACCAACTAGCTGATAGGCCGCGGGCTCATCCTTCACCGCCGGAGCTTTTAACCTTCCCCCATGAGAGGGAAAGTATTATCCGGTATTAGACCCCGTTTCCAGGGCTTGTCCCAGAGTGAAGGGCAGATTGCCCACGTGTTACTCACCCGTTCGCCACTAATCCACCCCGAAGGGCTTCATCGTTCGACTTGCATGTGTTAAGCACGCCGCCAGCGTTCGTCCTGAGCCAGGATCAAACTCTCCGTGAATGTTTTCCCGTAATCGGGACCACACCACGAGAGCGGAACAGTCGAGTCGGAATAAGACCGACTGTTCACTGTGTCCTCGCTATGTGCATTGCCTGGTAGAACCACTGGTGTGGTCTGCCAGGACTTTCAAAGGAACCTCGAACCTACCGAAGTAGGTCGGGGTATCAACGTATCTGGCGTTGACTTTTGGCACGCTGTTGAGTTCTCAAGGAACGGACGCTTCCTTTGTACTCACCGCAGAATATTTTCTGCGACTTTCCTCCGGGCGCTTCCCTTCGGTCTTGCGTTTCCGACTCTATCAGACTCTTTCGTGTCCGATTCCCGGTCGAAGCGGGCCTCGCATTTTCGCTTTCCAGTTCTTCGCTTTCGCGTTTCCCTTTCCGGCGGTTTCAACCTTACCAGACTCGATTTCGTTCCGTTTCCGGTTCGAATTTGATTTCCGGTGGCCGTTGAAGTGGCCTTGCCTTTCGGCGGTTCCGACTTTATCAGAACTTCTGAGTCGGAATTTCCATCCTCTGTGGGAGTCACGCGGCGCACGAGTGCGCGCGGTGCTTCCCGGTGAGGCGGAGCCGTAAACGTACTGGAGCGGGGCTCCCCGATGCAAATCGGGGGCCCCGCTCCGGAGTTCGCGCCTGTCGGGGTCAGACCTCGACGACGACGGGAAGGATCATCGGGCGCCGGCGGTAGGTGTCGGACACCCACTTGCCCACCGTGCGGCGGACCAGCTGCTGGAGCTGGTGCGGCTCCATCACGCCGTCCTGGGCGGACTTGTTGAGTGCGTCCTGGACCTTCGGTACGACCGCGCTGAACGCCGCGTCGTCGATGCCGGAGCCCCGGGCCTGGATGTGGGGGCCGCCCACGATCTTGCCCGAGGAACTGTCGACCACGATGAAGACGGAGATGATGCCCTCGTCGCCCAGGATGCGGCGGTCCTTGAGGGAGGTCTCGGTGACATCGCCGACCGAGAGGCCGTCGACGTACACATAACCGGCCTGGACCTTGCCGACGATCTTGGCCTTGCCGTCGATCAGGTCGACGACCACGCCGTCCTCGGCGATGACGATGTGGTCCTTCGGGACGCCGGTGAGGGCACCCAGTTCGGCGTTGGCCCTGAGGTGGCGCCATTCGCCGTGGACCGGCATCAGGTTCTTCGGCTTGCAGATGTTGTAGAAGTACAGCAGCTCGCCGGCCGAGGCGTGCCCCGAGACGTGGACCTTGGCGTTGCCCTTGTGGACGACGTTCGCGCCCCAGCGGGTCAGGCCGTTGATCACGCGGTAGACCGCGTTCTCGTTACCGGGGATGAGCGACGACGCCAGGATGACCGTGTCGCCCTGGACGATCCTGATCTGGTGATCACGGTTGGCCATCCGGGACAGGGCCGCCATCGGCTCGCCCTGGGAACCGGTGCAGACCAGCACGACCTCGTCGTCCGGCAGGTCGTCGAGGGTCTTGACGTCGACGACCAGACCCGCCGGAACCTTCAGATAGCCGAGGTCACGGGCGATGCCCATGTTCCGGACCATCGACCGTCCGACGAAGGCGACCCTGCGGCCGTATTCGTGGGCCGTGTCCAGGATCTGCTGGATGCGGTGCACGTGGCTGGCGAAGCTCGCCACGATGATGCGCTTCTGGGCGTTGGCGAAGACCGTGCGCAGGACGTTCGAGATGTCCCGCTCCGGCGGTACGAAGCCGGGCACCTCCGCGTTCGTCGAGTCGGAGAGCAGCAAGTCGATGCCCTCCTCGCTCAGCCGCGCGAAGGCGTGCAGGTCGGTGAGGCGGCCGTCCAGCGGGAGCTGGTCCATCTTGAAGTCGCCGGTGGCGACGGCCATGCCCGCAGGGGTGCGGATGGCGACCGCGAGGGCGTCCGGGATGGAGTGGTTGACCGCGATGAACTCGCAGTCGAAGATGCCGATGCGCTCGCGCTGGCCCTCCGTGACCTCAAGGGTGTACGGACGGATGCGGTGCTCCTGGAGCTTCGCCTCGATGAGCGCGAGGGTCAGCTTGGAGCCGATCAGCGGGATGTCCGGCTTCAGGCGCAGCAGATACGGGACACCACCGATGTGGTCCTCGTGGCCGTGCGTGAGGACGATGCCCTCGATGTCGTCGAGGCGGTCCCGGATCGTCGTGAAGTCCGGAAGGATCAGGTCGATTCCGGGCTGCTCCTCCTCGGGGAAGAGGACGCCGCAGTCGACGATGAGCAGGCGGCCGCCGTACTCGAAGACCGTCATGTTGCGGCCGATTTCGCCGAGGCCGCCGAGCGGGGTGACCCGCAGGCCGCCCTTCGGGAGCTTCGGCGGGGTGCCGAGTTCAGGATGCGGATGACTCAAAAGACTCTCCTTACCACACGCGCCACGTACCGCTTGGGCACGTGGCGCGCATGTCAATCGTGCACTTGCTGTTGTCTTGGGGTGTTGCCCTCTTGCGAGGTTTCTTCGCGTATTCAGTTGTGAAGTCTGTGGTTACAGCTGTACCCCACCGGCGGCGAGATCGATCTTGAGCTGTGCCGTTTCGTGTGCGGAGAGTTCCACCAGGGGGAGGCGCAGCGGACCTGCGGGGAGGCCCTGAAGGGTGAGTGCCGCCTTGGTGGTGATCACGCCCTGGGTACGGAACATGCCGGTGAAGACGGGCAGCAGCTTCTGGTGGATCTCGGTGGCCTTCTGGACGTCTCCGCCGAGGAAGGCCTCGACGAGGGCCCGCAGGTCGGGGGTGACGACGTGCCCGACGACGGATACGAGGCCGACGGCACCCACCGAGAGCAGCGGGAGGTTCAGCATGTCGTCGCCGGAGTACCAGGCGAGGCCCGACTGGGCGATGGCCCAGCTGGCCCGGCCGAGGTCGCCCTTGGCGTCCTTGTTGGCCACGATGCGCGGGTGCTCCGCGAGCCTGACGAGCGACTCTGTGTCGATCGGCACACCGCTGCGGCCGGGAATGTCGTACAGCATCACCGGCAGACCGGTGGTGTCCGCGATCGCCGTGAAGTGCCGCAGCAGGCCCTCCTGCGGCGGCTTGTTGTAGTACGGCGTCACCGCGAGCAGGCCGTGTGCGCCGGTGCGCTCGGCCATGCGGGCGAGCTCGACGCTGTGGCGGGTGTCGTTGGTGCCGATGCCGGCGACGACGTGCGCCCGGTCTCCCACTGCTTCGAGCACAGCCCTTACGAGCTGGTCTTTCTCCGCGTCGCTGGTGGTCGGGGACTCGCCGGTGGTGCCGTTGATGATCAGGCCGTCGTTGCCTGCGTCCACCAGATGGGTGGCGAGCCGCTGGGCGCCGTCGAGGTCGAGTGCGCCGTCCGCCGTGAAGGGCGTGACCATAGCGGTGAGGACCCGCCCGAAGGGGGTCTGCGGAGTGGAGATCGGAGCCATGGGTAACACGCTACTCGTTGCTCGGCGCCGGGTGTCCCCTCGGGGGGACAAGCGATAGGAGCCCGGCACTGCCTGCTCGGGGGTTCAAGCAGTGCCGGGTCCGTTTGATCAGCCTAGATGAACTTCACGAAACGCCGCAATACGGACACCGCCTATGGGGCGACGCGTCCATTTTTGTTGAAGGCTGCATGGGTGAGCGGCATGAGCTCCGCCCAGTGCGCCTCCATCTGCTGGCCGACCATCTCGATCTCGCGCTGCGGGAAGGACGGAACCTTCGCCAGCTCGTGCTGGGTGCGCAGGCCGAGGAAGTGCATCAGCGAGCGGGCGTTGCACGTGGCGTA contains:
- a CDS encoding ribonuclease J, which gives rise to MSHPHPELGTPPKLPKGGLRVTPLGGLGEIGRNMTVFEYGGRLLIVDCGVLFPEEEQPGIDLILPDFTTIRDRLDDIEGIVLTHGHEDHIGGVPYLLRLKPDIPLIGSKLTLALIEAKLQEHRIRPYTLEVTEGQRERIGIFDCEFIAVNHSIPDALAVAIRTPAGMAVATGDFKMDQLPLDGRLTDLHAFARLSEEGIDLLLSDSTNAEVPGFVPPERDISNVLRTVFANAQKRIIVASFASHVHRIQQILDTAHEYGRRVAFVGRSMVRNMGIARDLGYLKVPAGLVVDVKTLDDLPDDEVVLVCTGSQGEPMAALSRMANRDHQIRIVQGDTVILASSLIPGNENAVYRVINGLTRWGANVVHKGNAKVHVSGHASAGELLYFYNICKPKNLMPVHGEWRHLRANAELGALTGVPKDHIVIAEDGVVVDLIDGKAKIVGKVQAGYVYVDGLSVGDVTETSLKDRRILGDEGIISVFIVVDSSSGKIVGGPHIQARGSGIDDAAFSAVVPKVQDALNKSAQDGVMEPHQLQQLVRRTVGKWVSDTYRRRPMILPVVVEV
- the dapA gene encoding 4-hydroxy-tetrahydrodipicolinate synthase translates to MAPISTPQTPFGRVLTAMVTPFTADGALDLDGAQRLATHLVDAGNDGLIINGTTGESPTTSDAEKDQLVRAVLEAVGDRAHVVAGIGTNDTRHSVELARMAERTGAHGLLAVTPYYNKPPQEGLLRHFTAIADTTGLPVMLYDIPGRSGVPIDTESLVRLAEHPRIVANKDAKGDLGRASWAIAQSGLAWYSGDDMLNLPLLSVGAVGLVSVVGHVVTPDLRALVEAFLGGDVQKATEIHQKLLPVFTGMFRTQGVITTKAALTLQGLPAGPLRLPLVELSAHETAQLKIDLAAGGVQL